A region of Terriglobales bacterium DNA encodes the following proteins:
- a CDS encoding protein kinase has translation MIGSNLSHYRVIEKIGAGGMGVVFRAHDQHLDRDVALKVLPQGALADEEARSRFRQEALLLSRLSHPNIATVFDFDTQQGVDFLAMELIPGMTLADRLLRGPLPERDLAELGAQVADALQEAHEHGILHRDLKPGNVMVSPRGAVKVLDFGLAKALRPADSDLTQSLTDPQAVAGTLPYMAPEQVLAEKADARTDLYALGALLYEAATGRRPFPETQSSRLVDNILHQPPLSPRALNPRLTPELERIILKCLEKDPGLRYQSAREVAVDLRRLGRGASSSAAVALPVPQRGRLGRKVAYAGAAVVVVVAAALLVRLARRPPAPTATSSAPMAVAVLPFQNVGADHNLDFLGLAVPDELVTTLSYVPALAVRPFSQTQKYQAAGTDLQAAGRDLHVRNVVTGHYLEQGSRISVTLEMVEVENNRVMWRETVSGPAKDLISLKEQITARVRQELLPLLGASASASGSTPRNPEAYDLYLRSLALSRDNVPNKQAIALLERSLQLDPDYAPAWLALGRRCRRDAAYGEGGEAQYQRALPAFQRALQLDPNLTEAAARLIEQRVERGELNEAYDQASELVRRRPDSAQAHFTLSYVLRYTGLNEEAGRECDTALALDPGSSDWVTCSLAFILLGRYDRARDFLQTGAGSEWVNVVNFDFTIRTDPSPTTLRAVVERVPAGGGWGKPFFEACINHRGSAELDSAAASLVDAHDSEPSYWLGGELAFCGRRGAALRMLRDAIARGYCAYPALDRDPVLASLRALPSFAEIRSQAMQCQKNFLDHRIAKGGARLR, from the coding sequence ATGATCGGCAGCAACCTGTCGCATTACCGGGTCATCGAGAAGATCGGCGCCGGCGGCATGGGTGTGGTCTTTCGCGCCCACGACCAGCATCTCGACCGCGACGTCGCCCTCAAGGTCCTGCCCCAGGGCGCGCTCGCCGACGAGGAGGCCCGCTCCCGCTTCCGCCAGGAGGCCCTGCTGCTCTCCCGCCTCAGCCATCCCAACATCGCTACCGTCTTCGACTTCGACACGCAGCAGGGCGTGGACTTTCTGGCCATGGAGCTCATCCCGGGGATGACCTTGGCCGACCGGCTGCTGCGCGGGCCGCTTCCCGAGCGCGATCTGGCGGAGCTGGGCGCCCAGGTGGCCGACGCCCTGCAGGAGGCCCACGAGCACGGCATCCTGCACCGCGACCTGAAGCCCGGCAACGTCATGGTTTCGCCCCGGGGCGCGGTCAAGGTGCTCGACTTCGGACTGGCCAAGGCGCTGCGCCCGGCCGACTCCGACCTCACCCAGAGCCTGACCGATCCTCAAGCCGTCGCCGGCACCCTGCCCTACATGGCCCCCGAGCAGGTCCTGGCGGAGAAGGCGGACGCGCGCACCGACCTCTATGCCCTGGGCGCGCTGCTCTATGAGGCGGCCACCGGCCGCCGCCCCTTCCCCGAGACCCAGAGTTCCCGCCTGGTGGACAACATCCTGCACCAGCCCCCGCTCTCGCCGCGGGCCCTCAACCCGCGCCTTACCCCCGAACTGGAGCGCATCATCCTGAAGTGCCTGGAGAAGGACCCCGGGCTGCGCTACCAGTCGGCGCGCGAAGTCGCGGTGGACCTGCGCCGGCTGGGGCGCGGCGCCAGTTCCTCCGCCGCGGTTGCCCTTCCCGTGCCTCAACGCGGCAGGTTGGGCCGCAAGGTGGCCTATGCCGGCGCGGCCGTCGTGGTTGTTGTGGCGGCCGCTCTCCTCGTGCGGCTGGCGCGCCGCCCTCCAGCGCCCACGGCCACCTCCTCCGCTCCCATGGCGGTCGCGGTCCTGCCCTTCCAGAACGTGGGCGCCGACCACAATCTGGATTTTCTGGGTCTGGCTGTCCCCGACGAGCTGGTCACCACCCTCAGCTACGTTCCTGCGCTGGCCGTGCGTCCCTTCTCCCAGACGCAGAAGTACCAGGCAGCGGGCACAGACCTTCAGGCCGCCGGGCGCGATTTGCACGTGCGCAACGTCGTCACCGGACACTATCTCGAGCAAGGCAGCCGCATCAGCGTCACCCTGGAGATGGTGGAAGTGGAGAACAACCGCGTGATGTGGCGCGAGACGGTCAGCGGCCCGGCCAAGGATCTCATCTCCCTGAAGGAACAGATCACGGCGCGGGTGCGCCAGGAGCTGCTGCCCCTGCTGGGGGCCTCTGCCAGCGCCTCCGGTTCGACGCCGCGCAACCCCGAAGCCTACGACCTCTACCTGCGCAGCCTGGCGCTCTCCCGCGACAACGTGCCCAACAAGCAGGCCATCGCGCTGCTGGAGCGCTCGCTTCAGCTTGACCCTGACTACGCCCCCGCCTGGCTTGCCCTGGGCAGGCGCTGCAGGCGTGACGCTGCCTACGGAGAGGGAGGCGAAGCGCAATACCAGCGCGCCCTGCCCGCCTTCCAGCGCGCCCTGCAGCTCGATCCCAATCTGACGGAGGCTGCCGCGCGCCTCATCGAACAGCGCGTCGAGAGGGGCGAACTGAATGAAGCCTACGACCAGGCCAGCGAACTGGTGCGCCGCCGCCCCGATAGTGCCCAGGCCCACTTCACCCTCTCTTACGTTCTGCGCTACACCGGGCTGAACGAGGAGGCGGGACGGGAATGTGATACCGCCCTGGCACTCGATCCCGGCTCTTCCGATTGGGTGACCTGCAGCTTAGCTTTTATCCTGCTGGGGCGCTATGACCGCGCTCGCGACTTCCTCCAGACTGGTGCCGGGTCGGAATGGGTGAACGTAGTCAACTTTGACTTCACCATACGCACCGACCCCTCCCCCACCACTCTGCGCGCCGTAGTGGAGCGAGTCCCCGCCGGCGGTGGCTGGGGCAAGCCCTTCTTCGAGGCTTGCATCAATCATCGTGGGAGCGCGGAGCTCGACTCCGCGGCCGCCTCCCTGGTCGATGCCCACGACTCCGAACCTTCCTACTGGTTAGGCGGCGAGCTCGCCTTCTGTGGGCGCCGGGGTGCGGCCCTCCGGATGCTCCGTGACGCTATCGCACGCGGCTATTGCGCCTATCCCGCCCTGGACCGCGACCCGGTCCTCGCCAGCCTGCGCGCCCTCCCCAGCTTCGCCGAGATCCGCAGCCAGGCCATGCAGTGCCAGAAGAACTTTCTCGACCATCGCATCGCAAAGGGCGGGGCCCGGCTTCGCTGA
- a CDS encoding OsmC family protein: MDLRSIQKPLKEQYRSQPESSRITLTAKGSQSGAPIACSVDIGRAVYEAQAHKGVGGAGTGACSGDLLLGALAACAQLTCQMVATAMGIPTERIEVTVEGDLDLRGTLGLARDVPVGFPAIRVRFQIVAPAATPEQVRALQEKTEQYCVVMQTLTHPPALRTEWSHR; the protein is encoded by the coding sequence ATGGACCTTCGATCGATCCAGAAGCCGTTGAAGGAGCAGTACCGCAGCCAGCCGGAGAGCTCGCGCATCACCCTGACCGCCAAGGGCAGCCAGAGCGGCGCCCCCATCGCCTGCTCGGTGGACATCGGCCGGGCCGTCTATGAGGCGCAGGCGCACAAAGGAGTGGGCGGGGCGGGGACGGGCGCCTGCTCCGGCGACCTGCTGCTGGGAGCGCTGGCCGCCTGCGCCCAGCTCACCTGCCAGATGGTGGCCACGGCCATGGGCATCCCCACCGAGCGCATCGAGGTCACGGTGGAGGGAGACTTGGACCTGCGGGGGACATTGGGGCTGGCGCGCGACGTGCCCGTCGGCTTTCCCGCAATCCGGGTGCGCTTCCAGATTGTGGCGCCGGCGGCCACGCCCGAGCAGGTGCGCGCGCTACAGGAGAAAACCGAGCAGTACTGCGTGGTCATGCAGACCCTGACGCATCCACCGGCCTTGCGGACGGAGTGGTCCCACCGATAA
- a CDS encoding DUF4242 domain-containing protein — MPKFVIEREIPGAGNMTDAELQEVSRKSVNVLKAMGPDIQWLHSYVTGDKIYCVYLAPDEATIREHARRGGFPANRISAVRRLIDPGTAE; from the coding sequence ATGCCCAAGTTCGTGATCGAGCGCGAGATCCCCGGGGCCGGCAACATGACCGACGCCGAGCTGCAGGAGGTCTCGCGCAAGTCGGTGAACGTGCTCAAGGCCATGGGCCCGGACATCCAGTGGCTCCACAGCTACGTCACCGGCGACAAGATCTACTGCGTCTATCTCGCTCCCGACGAGGCCACCATCCGCGAGCACGCTCGCCGCGGCGGCTTCCCCGCCAATCGCATCTCCGCCGTGCGCCGCCTCATCGATCCCGGGACCGCGGAGTAA